In Pseudomonas fluorescens NCIMB 11764, a single window of DNA contains:
- a CDS encoding dihydrolipoyllysine-residue acetyltransferase: MKNVHEVRMPDIGDAKDVGVIEIPVKVGDAVVEGQTLIIVETDKASMEIPSPQTGVLQSLVVRLDDKVSEGSPIAFIENEGRLATSAPSIEPVATVAAPLSVAAPALLIEAFDPPTDLPLASPSVRKFSRELGVSLKAIQGTGLRRRITKADVSAHVKGVLTVTETGVQPLGGLLPWPVVNFAKYGPVETRTLSRIRKISGANLHRNWLMIPHVTNHDDADITQLEQFRVQVNKEKAGSGVKLTLLALLMKACAGALKKFPEFNASLKGDDLVLKRYCHIGFAADTPEGLVVPVIKDVDQKGVLAIAREMSVLAEKARGGKLSVAEMSGGCFSISSLGGIGGTYFTPIINAPEVAILGVGKSTERLALEGGQVVARNILPLSLSWDHRVIDGAAAGRFNAYLSSVLADYRRLVL; this comes from the coding sequence ATGAAGAATGTGCATGAAGTGCGAATGCCCGACATTGGCGATGCCAAAGATGTCGGTGTCATAGAAATACCGGTCAAGGTGGGCGATGCGGTGGTCGAAGGGCAGACCCTGATCATCGTCGAGACCGACAAGGCGTCCATGGAAATTCCATCGCCGCAGACGGGTGTGTTGCAATCGTTGGTGGTCAGGCTGGATGACAAAGTCAGCGAGGGATCGCCGATTGCCTTTATCGAAAATGAAGGGCGATTGGCGACGTCTGCGCCCAGCATAGAGCCCGTTGCAACGGTCGCGGCGCCTCTGTCGGTGGCTGCGCCAGCGTTGCTCATCGAAGCGTTTGATCCGCCAACGGACTTGCCGCTGGCATCGCCGTCGGTTCGCAAGTTCTCTCGTGAGTTGGGTGTTTCGCTCAAGGCCATTCAGGGCACGGGTCTACGTCGTCGCATCACCAAAGCCGACGTGTCGGCCCATGTGAAAGGCGTACTGACAGTAACTGAAACCGGTGTTCAGCCATTAGGCGGATTGCTGCCCTGGCCGGTGGTGAATTTTGCCAAATACGGGCCGGTGGAAACCCGGACACTGTCGAGAATCCGCAAAATCAGCGGGGCGAACCTGCATCGCAATTGGCTCATGATTCCCCACGTGACCAATCATGACGACGCCGATATCACGCAGCTCGAACAATTCCGCGTGCAGGTGAACAAGGAAAAGGCCGGCAGCGGGGTCAAGTTGACGTTGCTGGCGTTGTTGATGAAAGCCTGTGCCGGCGCGTTGAAAAAATTCCCGGAGTTCAATGCCAGTCTCAAAGGCGACGACCTGGTGTTAAAGCGCTATTGCCACATCGGTTTCGCCGCCGATACGCCTGAAGGGTTGGTCGTCCCCGTCATCAAGGACGTCGATCAGAAAGGCGTGCTGGCGATTGCCCGGGAAATGTCGGTGCTGGCTGAAAAGGCGCGGGGGGGCAAATTGAGCGTTGCCGAGATGAGTGGCGGCTGCTTTTCGATCTCGTCGTTGGGCGGTATTGGCGGGACGTATTTCACGCCGATCATCAATGCGCCGGAAGTCGCCATTCTCGGGGTGGGCAAAAGCACGGAACGACTCGCGCTGGAGGGCGGGCAGGTTGTCGCGCGCAATATTCTGCCGTTGAGCCTGAGTTGGGACCATCGAGTGATCGATGGCGCGGCGGCGGGGCGTTTCAACGCGTATCTGAGCAGTGTGCTGGCGGATTACCGCCGGTTGGTTCTGTGA
- a CDS encoding YbdD/YjiX family protein: MFRKLQLAARFLSQSTRLMVGVPDYDNYVAQMKRNHPDESVMSYSAFFRERQEARYGKRSCTTRCC; encoded by the coding sequence ATGTTCCGCAAACTGCAGCTTGCCGCCAGGTTCCTCAGCCAGAGCACGCGCCTGATGGTGGGCGTTCCGGATTATGACAACTACGTCGCGCAGATGAAGCGCAATCATCCGGACGAATCGGTCATGAGCTATTCAGCTTTTTTTCGTGAACGTCAGGAAGCACGCTACGGCAAACGCAGTTGCACGACGCGGTGCTGCTGA
- a CDS encoding GNAT family N-acetyltransferase, giving the protein MPLTHRPVRAEDVLAICNFPQTPEELFFMFPKGQYPLTDAQLLASIAQRSDSTVVEEDGSVIGFANFYRFEREGVCAIGNVIVAPRARGKGVAKFLVETMVGLAIDRHQASEVQISCFNENTAGLLLYPQLGFMPFGIEERLSPDGRRVALLNMRLLTHA; this is encoded by the coding sequence ATGCCCCTCACTCACCGCCCTGTACGCGCTGAAGATGTTCTGGCGATCTGCAATTTCCCGCAAACCCCTGAAGAACTGTTTTTCATGTTTCCGAAGGGGCAGTACCCGCTGACGGACGCCCAATTACTTGCATCGATTGCCCAACGTTCTGACTCAACGGTGGTTGAAGAGGATGGCTCTGTGATTGGTTTTGCGAACTTTTACAGGTTTGAGCGAGAAGGCGTGTGCGCGATCGGCAATGTGATCGTGGCACCCAGGGCCCGGGGAAAGGGCGTGGCGAAATTTCTGGTGGAGACGATGGTGGGGCTGGCGATCGATCGTCACCAGGCCAGTGAAGTGCAGATTTCATGCTTCAACGAAAACACGGCGGGACTGCTGCTGTATCCGCAGCTCGGATTTATGCCGTTCGGTATTGAGGAACGGCTCTCGCCGGATGGTCGTCGGGTCGCACTGTTGAACATGCGGTTGCTGACCCACGCCTGA
- a CDS encoding glutaminyl-peptide cyclotransferase: MKHSSAEILREYGPFTGVDSVHGVTWDGERVWFASGEKLIALDPQSGKTLRSIDVTADAGTAFDGQHLFQIAADRIQKIDPQSGKVLNTIPAPGGGNDSGLTWAEGTLWVGRYRDRKIHQLDPETGAILRTIESNRFVTGVTWVEGQLWHGTWEGDESELRRVDPKTGEVLQSVKMPTGVGVSGLESDGGDQFFCGGGGSGKVRTVRRPA, from the coding sequence ATGAAACACTCAAGCGCAGAAATCCTCCGCGAGTATGGCCCGTTCACCGGCGTCGACAGCGTGCATGGCGTGACCTGGGACGGTGAGCGCGTCTGGTTTGCCAGTGGCGAAAAACTCATCGCCCTCGACCCGCAAAGCGGCAAGACCTTGCGTTCAATCGATGTCACCGCGGATGCGGGTACGGCGTTCGATGGCCAGCACCTGTTCCAGATCGCCGCCGACCGCATCCAGAAAATCGACCCGCAGTCCGGCAAGGTGCTCAATACCATTCCCGCACCGGGCGGCGGCAATGATTCCGGGCTGACGTGGGCTGAAGGCACACTGTGGGTGGGGCGGTATCGCGACCGGAAAATTCACCAGCTCGATCCCGAGACCGGCGCGATTTTGCGCACGATCGAGTCCAACCGCTTCGTTACCGGGGTGACCTGGGTGGAGGGGCAGCTTTGGCATGGGACGTGGGAAGGCGACGAGAGCGAACTGCGTCGCGTCGATCCGAAAACCGGGGAGGTGCTGCAGAGCGTCAAGATGCCGACCGGAGTCGGCGTATCGGGACTTGAGTCAGATGGCGGCGATCAGTTTTTCTGCGGCGGCGGTGGCAGCGGGAAGGTGAGGACGGTACGCCGGCCTGCATGA
- a CDS encoding CAP domain-containing protein produces the protein MRQTDHALRLTSLCLFTLLSFTTRPAHAGAERQLVEAINDYRAHPQRCERRPAQRLSPLTLKSNLALPIGYGGGLRDRLKASGYQAVTVRTLRVVGAQDAEEAFDLLQSDYCMALLDSQYADIGVSRSRSEWQVVLARPVLDSQMDDTRAVSRALLAQVNAARAKPRLCGRQRFAAARPLAWNASLGAAAQGHSKAMAYGNYFAHRDPDGDTPADRARAAGFRGRQIGENIAAGQGSPSKAMAGWLASPGHCANLMSPLFTQVGAAYATDSRSDEGVYWTMLFGAP, from the coding sequence ATGCGCCAAACCGACCACGCCTTGCGCCTGACTTCGCTGTGCCTGTTCACCCTGCTTTCTTTTACCACCCGCCCCGCCCACGCCGGCGCGGAACGGCAACTGGTGGAAGCCATCAACGATTACCGTGCACACCCGCAGCGCTGCGAGCGGCGTCCCGCCCAACGTTTGTCACCGTTGACGCTGAAATCCAACCTGGCCTTGCCGATCGGCTACGGCGGCGGCTTGCGGGACCGGTTGAAAGCTTCCGGTTATCAGGCAGTGACCGTGCGCACCCTGCGTGTGGTCGGCGCGCAAGATGCCGAAGAGGCCTTCGACCTGCTGCAAAGCGACTACTGCATGGCATTGCTGGACAGCCAATACGCCGATATCGGCGTCAGTCGCAGCCGCAGCGAATGGCAAGTGGTGCTGGCGCGGCCAGTACTGGACAGCCAAATGGACGACACACGAGCCGTCAGCCGGGCCTTGCTCGCCCAGGTCAACGCCGCGCGGGCCAAACCGCGCCTCTGCGGGCGTCAGCGTTTCGCCGCCGCCCGACCACTCGCCTGGAACGCCAGCCTCGGGGCCGCAGCCCAGGGCCACAGCAAGGCAATGGCCTACGGAAATTACTTCGCACACCGCGATCCCGACGGTGATACGCCCGCCGACCGTGCAAGAGCGGCCGGATTCCGTGGCCGCCAGATCGGCGAAAACATCGCCGCGGGGCAAGGCTCACCGAGCAAGGCAATGGCAGGCTGGCTCGCCAGCCCCGGACACTGCGCCAACTTGATGAGCCCGCTGTTCACTCAAGTGGGAGCCGCCTACGCGACGGATTCGCGCAGTGACGAAGGGGTTTACTGGACGATGCTGTTTGGAGCGCCTTGA
- a CDS encoding LysR substrate-binding domain-containing protein, whose amino-acid sequence MFELTQLRCFTTVATELNFRRAAERLNMTQPPLSRQIQLLEHHLGVELFTRTTRSVALTAAGRAFFIEAQNLLERAQQAAATARRFAEGDIGTVNISFVGSAVYEFLPKVIAEARLKQPQVKIDLSEMNTYQQHEALRARRIDLGIVRAPLLEPGYATECLVREPFVLAVPSNHRLASTEIVSVNDLDAQPFLMYSHAAYPPFNELLTGMLRSARVAPEYVQWLGSSLTILALVNAGMGLALVPRCASSVVFKNVVFRDIDLGEGVQSELHLIWRENNDNPAFAMLLEGIRTAVREGWGA is encoded by the coding sequence ATGTTCGAACTGACGCAATTGCGCTGCTTCACCACGGTGGCGACCGAGCTCAATTTCCGCCGCGCCGCCGAACGGTTGAATATGACCCAGCCGCCGCTCAGCCGGCAGATTCAACTGTTGGAGCACCATCTGGGCGTCGAGCTGTTCACCCGCACCACCCGCAGCGTCGCCCTGACCGCCGCCGGCCGCGCGTTCTTTATCGAAGCGCAGAACCTGCTGGAGCGCGCCCAACAAGCCGCCGCCACCGCACGACGCTTCGCCGAAGGCGATATCGGCACGGTGAACATCAGTTTCGTCGGCAGTGCGGTGTACGAATTCCTGCCCAAGGTGATTGCCGAAGCGCGGCTCAAACAACCGCAGGTGAAAATCGACCTGTCGGAAATGAACACCTACCAGCAGCACGAAGCCTTGCGTGCCCGCCGTATCGATCTGGGCATCGTCCGTGCGCCATTGCTGGAGCCGGGTTACGCCACCGAATGCCTGGTGCGCGAACCGTTTGTCCTCGCTGTGCCCAGCAACCACCGGCTGGCCAGCACTGAAATCGTGTCGGTCAACGACCTCGATGCCCAACCGTTTCTCATGTACTCCCACGCCGCCTACCCGCCGTTCAACGAACTGCTGACCGGGATGCTGCGCTCGGCCCGCGTCGCCCCGGAATACGTGCAATGGCTCGGCTCGTCGCTGACGATTCTGGCGCTGGTCAACGCCGGCATGGGGTTGGCGCTGGTGCCGCGTTGCGCCAGCAGTGTGGTGTTCAAGAATGTGGTATTTCGCGATATCGACCTGGGCGAAGGGGTGCAGAGCGAATTGCATCTGATCTGGCGGGAGAACAATGACAACCCGGCGTTTGCGATGTTGCTGGAGGGGATTCGCACGGCGGTGCGGGAGGGTTGGGGCGCGTAG
- a CDS encoding MFS transporter — protein sequence MNTLQSPPDPTVLARAAAKVKRHVLPLFVVMFIVNYIDRVNIGFVRSHMETDLGIGAAAYGLGAGLFFIGYAIFEVPSNMLLQRYGARAWLTRIMFTWGAAAMAMAFVRGETSFYVLRFILGAAEAGFFPGIIYYFTQWLPSTERGKAMAIFLSGSAIASVISGPVSGALLNVSGFSLHGWQWMFLIEGFASIVLCGFVWFWLQSHPREANWLSTEEKDALVSAIALEQQAREATQTVKPSMFKLLADKQIALFCFIYFSIALTIYGATFWLPSMIKKMGNLGDFQVGLFNSIPWIISIVAMYAFAAMASKWKHQQAWVALTLVIASFGMFMSTTGGPIFAFVAICFAAIGFKAASALFWPIPQGYLDARIAAAVIALINSIGNLGGFVAPTAFGLLEQKTGSIEGGLYGLAATSLVAAVVIFFARTAPRGDAHNVLKGKPVDTAAAPTSLSHPALKPDPKGAAS from the coding sequence TTGAATACCCTCCAGAGTCCGCCGGACCCGACTGTGCTCGCCCGCGCAGCGGCCAAGGTCAAGCGCCACGTGCTGCCGCTGTTCGTGGTGATGTTCATCGTCAACTACATCGACCGGGTCAACATCGGCTTCGTGCGCAGCCACATGGAAACTGACCTGGGCATCGGCGCCGCCGCCTATGGCCTGGGCGCCGGGCTGTTCTTCATCGGTTACGCAATCTTCGAAGTCCCCTCCAACATGCTGCTGCAACGCTACGGCGCCCGCGCCTGGCTGACGCGCATCATGTTCACTTGGGGTGCGGCCGCCATGGCCATGGCGTTCGTGCGCGGCGAAACCAGCTTTTATGTGCTGCGTTTCATTCTCGGCGCAGCCGAGGCGGGTTTCTTCCCCGGCATCATTTACTACTTCACCCAATGGCTGCCGTCGACCGAACGCGGCAAGGCCATGGCGATCTTCCTCAGTGGCTCGGCCATTGCCTCGGTGATTTCCGGGCCAGTCTCCGGTGCCTTGCTGAACGTCAGTGGTTTCAGCCTGCACGGCTGGCAGTGGATGTTCCTGATCGAAGGCTTTGCCTCGATCGTGCTCTGCGGGTTTGTCTGGTTCTGGTTGCAGTCCCATCCGCGTGAGGCGAACTGGCTGAGCACGGAAGAAAAGGACGCACTCGTGAGCGCCATCGCGCTGGAGCAGCAGGCCCGTGAAGCCACGCAGACAGTAAAGCCGTCGATGTTCAAATTGCTGGCTGACAAGCAGATTGCGCTGTTCTGCTTCATCTATTTTTCCATCGCCCTGACTATCTACGGCGCCACCTTCTGGCTGCCAAGCATGATCAAGAAAATGGGCAACCTCGGCGACTTCCAGGTCGGCCTGTTCAACTCGATTCCGTGGATCATTTCCATCGTCGCGATGTATGCCTTCGCCGCCATGGCCAGCAAATGGAAACACCAGCAGGCCTGGGTTGCGTTGACCTTGGTGATTGCTTCGTTCGGCATGTTCATGTCCACCACCGGCGGGCCGATTTTCGCCTTCGTCGCCATCTGTTTTGCGGCCATTGGCTTCAAGGCTGCCTCGGCGTTGTTCTGGCCGATTCCCCAAGGCTATCTGGACGCACGCATCGCGGCGGCAGTGATCGCGTTGATTAACTCTATCGGCAACCTGGGCGGTTTTGTGGCGCCGACGGCGTTCGGTTTACTCGAGCAAAAAACCGGATCCATCGAAGGTGGCCTCTACGGTCTGGCAGCCACTTCACTGGTGGCGGCAGTGGTGATCTTCTTTGCCCGCACGGCACCGCGGGGCGATGCACACAACGTGCTGAAGGGGAAACCGGTCGATACCGCAGCAGCGCCCACCTCTTTAAGTCACCCCGCTTTGAAACCTGATCCAAAGGGAGCAGCCTCTTGA
- a CDS encoding glucarate dehydratase family protein, with product MKIKRVTVTPIAFRDPPLLNASGIHEPFALRSIIEIESDNGYIGLGESYGDAPALLIQQQLQSQLIGLDPFNLNQLRRIVQATVAANKPASIAGAELAPGSHASKAVSNAYSAFEVAFLDLQAHSLNVPLVDLLGGAIRDEIPFSAYLFFKYAQHVDSPYKPDNWGEALNEEQIVAQARRMIEAYGFKSIKLKAGTLPPEHEVSCIKALKKAFPGYPLRIDPNGNWSLETSIRMAELLGDDLQYYEDPTPGLDGMAELHKRTGLPLATNMVVTDFDEFRRSVALNSVQIVLADHHYWGGLRDTQALAKMCDTFGLGVSMHSNSHLGISLMAMAHVAAAVPNLDYACDTHYPWQEPDEEVIKGGKLPIVDGCVKITRAPGLGLELDQDQLGKLHDQYLTCGIRQRDDVKQMQRYKPDWKALKPRF from the coding sequence TTGAAAATCAAACGAGTCACCGTCACCCCCATCGCTTTCCGTGATCCGCCGCTGCTCAATGCCAGCGGGATTCACGAGCCTTTCGCGCTGCGCTCGATCATCGAAATCGAAAGCGACAATGGCTACATCGGCCTAGGTGAAAGTTACGGCGATGCGCCGGCGCTGTTGATCCAGCAACAACTGCAATCGCAACTGATCGGCCTTGACCCGTTCAATCTCAATCAACTGCGCCGCATCGTCCAGGCCACCGTGGCGGCGAACAAACCCGCGAGCATTGCCGGTGCCGAACTGGCGCCGGGCTCACACGCCAGCAAAGCGGTGAGCAACGCGTATTCGGCGTTCGAAGTGGCGTTCCTGGATTTGCAGGCACATTCGTTGAACGTGCCGTTGGTGGACCTGCTGGGCGGGGCGATCCGCGATGAGATTCCGTTCAGCGCCTACCTGTTTTTCAAGTACGCGCAACACGTCGATTCACCCTACAAGCCAGACAATTGGGGCGAGGCGCTGAACGAAGAGCAGATCGTCGCCCAGGCGCGGCGGATGATCGAGGCTTACGGCTTCAAGAGCATCAAGCTCAAGGCCGGCACGTTGCCGCCGGAGCATGAAGTGTCGTGCATCAAGGCGCTGAAAAAAGCCTTCCCCGGCTATCCGCTGCGCATCGACCCGAACGGCAACTGGTCACTGGAAACCTCGATTCGCATGGCCGAGCTGCTGGGCGATGACCTGCAATATTACGAAGACCCGACGCCGGGCCTCGACGGCATGGCCGAGCTGCACAAACGCACCGGTTTGCCGCTGGCGACCAACATGGTGGTCACCGATTTCGACGAGTTCCGCCGTAGCGTGGCGTTGAACAGCGTGCAGATCGTCCTCGCCGATCACCATTACTGGGGTGGTCTGCGTGACACTCAGGCGCTGGCGAAAATGTGCGACACCTTTGGTCTCGGCGTGTCGATGCATTCCAACTCGCACCTGGGCATCAGCCTGATGGCGATGGCGCATGTGGCGGCGGCGGTGCCCAATCTGGATTACGCCTGCGACACCCATTACCCGTGGCAGGAGCCGGATGAAGAAGTGATCAAGGGCGGCAAGCTGCCGATTGTCGATGGCTGCGTGAAAATCACCCGTGCACCCGGGCTGGGCCTGGAACTGGATCAGGATCAGCTCGGCAAGTTGCATGATCAATACTTGACCTGCGGCATTCGTCAGCGCGATGACGTGAAACAGATGCAGCGCTACAAACCGGACTGGAAAGCGCTTAAACCGCGGTTTTGA
- a CDS encoding DUF7693 family protein yields the protein MPPLTAREIYQLLRDAALEVRPLRLSGEPAEPGVVQVDIEGWRLTLDVDGTHLRHCQHCQSPDGREGSFDSWQRYGTDPVSLLSGWEQAQIERLLSAFKTAV from the coding sequence GTGCCGCCCTTGACCGCCCGTGAGATTTACCAGCTGTTGCGTGATGCCGCTCTGGAGGTTCGCCCGCTGCGACTATCGGGCGAACCGGCCGAGCCCGGCGTGGTGCAGGTCGATATCGAGGGCTGGCGTCTGACCCTCGATGTCGACGGCACCCACCTGCGCCACTGCCAGCATTGCCAGAGCCCGGATGGCCGCGAGGGCAGCTTCGACAGTTGGCAACGTTACGGCACCGACCCGGTGAGTTTGCTCAGCGGCTGGGAGCAGGCACAGATCGAGCGTTTGCTGAGCGCATTCAAAACCGCGGTTTAA
- a CDS encoding response regulator, with protein MNLPSPIRVALVDDHSLVRDGIKALLSVMAPLEVVGEAENGADAIEMVGRCQPDLLLVDISLKDMNGLELTRLLRSQYPSLKVLVLSMYDNYEYVSESVRSGASGYVLKNAPSREIIAAIEAIASGGTFYSAEIAQRLIADKSTDNELTPRESQVLYKMAQGMNNKEMARDLDISVRTVETHRLSIRRKLNIDKPAALVKYAIDHGIISP; from the coding sequence ATGAACCTGCCCTCCCCGATCCGCGTCGCCCTGGTCGACGATCACTCTTTGGTCCGCGACGGGATCAAGGCGCTGCTGTCTGTCATGGCCCCGCTGGAAGTGGTCGGCGAAGCCGAGAATGGCGCGGACGCCATCGAGATGGTCGGGCGCTGTCAGCCGGATCTGTTGCTGGTCGATATCAGCCTCAAAGACATGAACGGCCTGGAGCTGACCCGGTTGCTGCGCAGCCAGTACCCGTCGCTCAAAGTGCTGGTGCTGAGCATGTACGACAATTACGAATACGTGAGTGAGTCCGTTCGCTCAGGTGCCAGCGGCTATGTGCTGAAGAATGCGCCGTCACGGGAAATCATTGCGGCTATCGAAGCCATTGCCAGCGGCGGGACGTTCTACAGCGCTGAAATCGCCCAGCGGCTCATCGCCGATAAAAGTACCGACAACGAGCTGACGCCCCGTGAAAGTCAGGTGCTGTACAAAATGGCGCAAGGGATGAACAACAAGGAAATGGCCCGCGACCTGGACATCAGCGTGCGCACCGTAGAAACCCATCGCCTGAGCATCCGCCGCAAACTCAACATCGACAAACCGGCGGCGCTGGTGAAATACGCGATCGATCACGGGATCATTTCGCCGTAA
- a CDS encoding cache domain-containing protein has translation MQLKHKIVALGILPLVLAIAVICALVISLNRQLGDQQAQLIEDSILASKRAELKNYVEMAQSLIAPLYDDGHGDARAQQQVLEELRKLSFGINGYFFVYDREGRSLMHARQSDLVGQYLWDMKDPHGLPVIQALLKSAQSGEGFQRYAWNKPSSGEVTDKLAYVVMLDRWGWMLGTGIYLEDVERATQQAREEVAMGIRKTMLAIAAVALVAVLFVFASGMTLNVSEHRLADKKLQRLTQRIVSLQEEERSRVSRELHDGISQVLVSIKFQFELASHVLENGQDKGLSILREATERLGDAIGEVRSLSHDLRSSLLDTLGLSAAIGQLAEEFEQRSGLTVTYNDNEFDCHLVDGAAVSLFRIVQEGLTNIERHAQAKNVSINLHGSEESIRLTVVDDGVGFNVAQVERRHAGIGLRNIRERVEHFGGRFDLISMPGRSELDVLLPMKMPGAKR, from the coding sequence ATGCAGCTCAAACACAAAATCGTCGCGCTCGGGATTCTGCCGCTGGTGCTGGCGATCGCAGTCATCTGTGCGCTGGTGATTTCCCTGAACCGTCAACTGGGCGATCAACAGGCGCAGCTGATCGAAGACAGCATTCTGGCCAGCAAGCGCGCCGAACTGAAAAACTACGTGGAAATGGCCCAGAGCCTGATCGCGCCGCTGTACGACGACGGCCACGGTGACGCGCGCGCCCAGCAGCAAGTGCTGGAAGAACTGCGCAAGCTCAGCTTCGGCATCAATGGCTACTTCTTCGTGTACGACCGCGAGGGTCGCAGCCTGATGCACGCGCGGCAATCGGATCTGGTGGGTCAGTATCTGTGGGACATGAAAGACCCGCACGGCCTGCCGGTGATCCAGGCCTTGCTCAAGAGCGCGCAATCCGGTGAAGGTTTTCAGCGCTACGCCTGGAACAAACCCTCCTCTGGCGAGGTGACCGACAAACTTGCCTACGTGGTGATGCTGGATCGCTGGGGCTGGATGCTCGGCACCGGCATCTACCTTGAAGACGTTGAACGCGCCACTCAGCAGGCCCGCGAAGAAGTGGCGATGGGCATTCGCAAAACCATGCTGGCGATTGCCGCCGTCGCCCTCGTGGCTGTGCTGTTCGTGTTTGCCAGCGGCATGACCCTGAATGTCAGCGAACACCGTCTGGCCGACAAAAAACTGCAACGCCTGACCCAGCGCATCGTCAGTTTGCAAGAAGAAGAACGCTCGCGGGTTTCCCGAGAGTTGCACGACGGCATCAGTCAGGTCCTGGTCTCCATCAAGTTCCAGTTCGAACTGGCCAGCCATGTCCTGGAGAATGGACAGGACAAAGGCTTGAGTATTTTGAGAGAGGCCACGGAGCGGCTGGGAGACGCGATTGGCGAGGTTCGCAGCCTCTCCCACGACCTGCGCTCCTCCTTGCTCGACACCCTGGGCCTGTCCGCGGCCATCGGTCAACTTGCCGAGGAGTTCGAGCAGCGCAGCGGGCTGACGGTGACCTACAACGATAACGAATTCGACTGCCACCTGGTCGATGGCGCGGCGGTCTCGCTGTTCCGCATCGTCCAGGAAGGCCTGACCAATATTGAACGCCATGCACAGGCGAAAAACGTTTCCATCAACCTGCACGGGTCTGAAGAATCCATACGGCTGACGGTGGTCGATGACGGTGTCGGCTTCAACGTCGCCCAGGTCGAACGGCGTCATGCCGGGATTGGCCTGCGCAATATCCGTGAGCGTGTCGAGCATTTTGGCGGTCGATTCGACCTGATCTCGATGCCGGGAAGAAGTGAGCTGGACGTGCTGCTGCCGATGAAAATGCCCGGCGCAAAACGCTGA